The Oscillatoria salina IIICB1 genome segment GGTTCTGTTGTCGAACTCACCATCAATTTGTTCGATTCCCGGAAGTGCTGAATCTATGCCATTAATGAAGGGACGATCTTCAGTAAAATTAGAAGTTTCAAAATAGCCGCCTAGTATCCACTGAAATTGTTCCGCGTCTTCAGGAGACTGTAAGCGGATTTCTTGAGTCCAGGTTGTCGAGTCGAAGTCAGTGGTATTAATGAGGATATCGGCTGGAGAATAATCTGCGTCTAACTGTCCATTTTGGTTAGAAAAACGGCGAGTGGTAATCAAAGTGGCGCGGAAATCTGGATCGGTGTAAGCAATTCTCAGTGATTGAGCGTTAGAAATGAGGTCGTTAAAGCCATTGAAATCTAGCTCGGCATCAAAAGGATCGTCATCGTCGGGAACATAAGCTACAGCACCTTCTCGATAATCATCAAAGGAGGTATTAAACGTAATTTCCCATTCTTCTGAAGGTGTCCAGAGTAATTTTCCTCGGATGTTGTAGCCGAAACCATCATTAATATCCTCATCGAGCAAGGTGTTTTCTACATAGCCGTCTCTCGTGTAGTAAAGCCCCGATAAGCGAAAGAATAATTCGTCTTCTACGATTGGACCACTGACGCTTAGTTGAGATTCAAAATGGTCATAGTTAGCGTAACTGAGTGAATTTCTGAATTCAAATTCGTTAGTTGGTCGGCGGGTAATTACGTTAACCACACCTCCGAGAGAACTTCTCCCGTAGAGGGTGTTTTGCGGACCGCGTAACACTTCGATGCGTTCGATGTCGTTTAGTTCGACATCGATGAATCCAGCAAATCCGTAAGGGACATCATCGACGAAGAAGCCGACTGCATCTCTAGTCGATAAATTAAAGTTGGAAATGCCGCGAATGCTGTAGAAACTCGTGGAACGGTTTCCGCCCCCGGAAAAAAAGGTGAAGTTGGGAGTATTGTCAGCAACGCCTTCAAAGGAGTCGATATCAGCATCTTCAACTTGTTCTTCTGTCAAGACTGTAATGCTGATGGGTACATCTTGAACGTCTTCTTCGGTTCTTTGGGCGGTGACTGTGATGAAAATCTCTTCGGTTTCCGTTTGGGTGAAGGTTTCGTCTACTGTGGGTTCTTGGGTTGTCGGTTGAGTGGTTTCCGGTGTAGGCTCGGTTGTACCTTGAGGTGGACGAGAGATTGGGGCTGATGAGTCAATGACGCTTAAAACTAATCCGCCACTACTTGAGTTTACTTGAACTGTAGGGACATCAGTTCTGCCCACGACCGTTACCCGAATCGTGTTGTTCGTGCGCTGTTCCACTGTCACCGAAGCAATATTTTCGCTGGGGTTAGCTTGTTGAAAACGATTGTCTTGGGGTAAACGCAACTGAGTGTTAATAATGTCAGCAAAAAATGTCTCCCCAAAACTCCCGCTATAGATTTGGGGTATTTCCCCATCTGCTGTTTCCAGGATAATTTCGATGCCGCTTGCAGTGGGATTAATTCGTACACCCGTTACTTGTACTGCCGCTCGAGCAGGTTGGGCGATTAGCACGGTAGCGCCAATCGCTGATGTTGCCATAGATATCCCCCATAAGGGATTGAATAAATTACCCTTACTCACAAAGCTCCTCACACAAATTTTTTGCAACTACTTGTTTTATGACTATACATTATTGAGAGTCATTTGCAACTGTTTGGCTAATTCTTCTACGTGAGGTTCAGTAAACATGGAAAAATGGTTGCCGGGGATAGATTTTGTTTGGATCGGTTGCTGAGAGTATGGACTCCAACCAAAATAGCGATCGCTACTCTCAAATTCGGTCGAGTCGAAATCATGAGTAATTTTCTCTATTGCTTTAAATAAGGTAATGTGGTAAGGGTAAACCTGTGGCTGATAAGATCGCATAGCTTGGACATGAGCCTTAAAAAGCTGGTAATTTCGTAGATGTTGGGCAAGTTCGCGATCGCTAGCCGTTAAGTTCGCCTTTTGATTCAAAAGGGCAAATTGCTCATTTAGCGGCAAATCCCGTAATTCTTGATAAGAAACATCAAACTCAATTCCAAACCAAGTTTTAATCGACTCAGCAAGACGCAGCAAAAACTTAGCATCGTCATCTTTACTCGGTTTAATCCTCATTTGAGGCAAAATAGCATCAATTATGACCAACAAACTCACTTTTTCACCCTGACGAAGTAATTGTTGCGCCATCTCAAAAGCAACTACACCGCCGTAACACCAACCACCCAAAAAATATGGTCCCGTCGGCTGCACCTGACGAATTTCTTCTAAGTAATAAGCGGCTGTTTCCTCCACCGACTGAGGTTTTTCTTGCAATTGATTAGGAGTTTGTTCCAAAGCATAAAAAGGTCGGTTTTTGTCGAGTTTTTGTGCCAAATTCAAATAAGCAGTAATATCTCCCCCAGCCGCATGAACGCAGAAAAAAGGAAGCTTGTCACCAGCAGGCTGAATTGCCACCAAAGGAGAACCCAAACCCAAACCCTCTGGTTGATTATTAAGTATGTTTGCTAATTGTTCAATAGTCGGATTCTCGAACAGAGTAGACAGAGGAAGATTGTGTCCAAAAACCTCATAAATTTGTGCCATTAAGCGTACTGTTAAAAACGAGTGACCGCCTAATGCAAAAAAGTTATCTTTAACGCCAACAGACTTAACATTTAAAAGCTTTGACCAAATTTTCGCCAAGGCTAACTCAGTAAAAGTTCTCGGAGCAACAAAAGATTGATGAGAACTAAGGCGAAGTAAATTATTTTTAGGTAAAGCTTGCTTGTCTACTTTCCCATTTGGTGTTAAAGGAATTTCCTCCAAAATCGTAAAAGCCGAGGGAATCATATACTCAGGTAATTTTTCGCGCAAATAATCATTTAATTGCGGCAAAACATCCGGTTCATCTGTCACCAAATAAGCTGCGATCGCGGTATCCGAATTAAATTTAGTCGCAATCGCAACCGCATCTTGAATAGCTGGATATTGAACAATAACCTGCTTAACTTCTCCTAATTCAACCCGGAAACCGCGAATTTTTATTTGCTCATCAATCCGCCCTAAATATTCCAAATTGCCATCAGGTAAATAACGCCCTAAATCGCCAGTTTTAAACAACTTACTTCCAGGAAAAAAGGGATTATCAATAAATCTCTCTTGAGTTAAATTAGGACGCTGCCAATATTCCTTAGCCAAGCCATCACCACCAACATATAATTCGCCAACAATTCCTACCGGAGTTGGTTGCAAATAACCATCTAAAACATAAATTTGGGTATTATTAATCGGGCGACCGATTGGCACGCTAGTCGCCTTTTCAGACAACAAATTAGTATCGTAATAAGTAACATTAGCCGAAACTTCCGAAGAACCATAAAGGTTAATTAATTTCGCATTCGGCATCAATTCGCGAAAC includes the following:
- a CDS encoding TonB-dependent receptor domain-containing protein, with translation MATSAIGATVLIAQPARAAVQVTGVRINPTASGIEIILETADGEIPQIYSGSFGETFFADIINTQLRLPQDNRFQQANPSENIASVTVEQRTNNTIRVTVVGRTDVPTVQVNSSSGGLVLSVIDSSAPISRPPQGTTEPTPETTQPTTQEPTVDETFTQTETEEIFITVTAQRTEEDVQDVPISITVLTEEQVEDADIDSFEGVADNTPNFTFFSGGGNRSTSFYSIRGISNFNLSTRDAVGFFVDDVPYGFAGFIDVELNDIERIEVLRGPQNTLYGRSSLGGVVNVITRRPTNEFEFRNSLSYANYDHFESQLSVSGPIVEDELFFRLSGLYYTRDGYVENTLLDEDINDGFGYNIRGKLLWTPSEEWEITFNTSFDDYREGAVAYVPDDDDPFDAELDFNGFNDLISNAQSLRIAYTDPDFRATLITTRRFSNQNGQLDADYSPADILINTTDFDSTTWTQEIRLQSPEDAEQFQWILGGYFETSNFTEDRPFINGIDSALPGIEQIDGEFDNRTLAVFGQVSYQPIEQVNLIAGLRYESTNSEIELFENTFIPTVGEPLTTLSLRNLETDGSEVLPRFVVEYNFNEDVMAYGSISKGYRPPGPNFNPFNEATAIFEGERSWNYEIGLKSSLLSDRVFLNIAVFHSPIDNFQFPSFGPDGSFIIDTADAKTTGAELEIRANPIDGLDIIAGLGILQAEFTGGISPFTGETLDGNKLPYAPNLTYNLAVQYRQPDGGFFGRLELVGFGTTNFDDINTVQQDPYALVNARLGYEFDNYGIYLFANNIFDNTYKTQAFDSFSPVGVVGTFGAPATFGIQFRSEW